The following are encoded in a window of Arthrobacter woluwensis genomic DNA:
- a CDS encoding ABC transporter permease — protein MLLAAVLGLAFILVPPLAMALKVDWAHFIPLVTSQASVDALSLSLRTACLSTVLCIVLGVPLAAVLSRARFPGQRVLRALVLLPLVIPPVVGGLALLYAFGRFGLLGPPLRAVGVELSFSTAAVVLAQAFVSLPYLVLSMEGALSSGDVRYETVAATLGSSPAATWWRVTLPLALPGLLSGAVLAFARCLGEFGATLTFAGNLQGVTRTLPLEIYLARESDPDAAAALALLLVAVAVLVVGLAHGPWVRRKAGVR, from the coding sequence ATGCTGCTGGCGGCCGTGCTCGGGCTCGCCTTCATCCTGGTGCCGCCCCTGGCCATGGCCCTCAAGGTCGACTGGGCGCACTTCATCCCCCTGGTGACGAGCCAGGCCTCTGTCGACGCCTTGTCCCTCAGCCTTCGCACGGCCTGCCTGAGCACGGTACTCTGCATCGTGCTCGGGGTGCCGCTGGCCGCCGTCCTCTCGCGGGCGCGGTTCCCCGGCCAGCGAGTGCTGCGGGCCCTGGTGCTCCTGCCACTCGTGATTCCACCGGTCGTGGGCGGTCTGGCCCTGCTGTACGCCTTCGGCCGGTTCGGGCTTCTGGGACCGCCCCTTCGAGCCGTGGGGGTCGAGCTGTCCTTCAGCACGGCCGCGGTGGTGCTGGCCCAGGCCTTCGTCTCGCTCCCGTATCTGGTGCTCAGCATGGAGGGTGCGCTGTCCAGCGGCGACGTGCGCTACGAGACGGTGGCCGCGACCCTCGGCTCCAGCCCCGCGGCCACCTGGTGGAGGGTGACGCTGCCCCTGGCCCTGCCGGGGCTGCTCTCCGGCGCCGTCCTCGCGTTCGCGCGGTGCCTGGGCGAGTTCGGCGCCACCCTGACCTTCGCCGGCAATCTGCAAGGCGTCACCCGCACCCTGCCCCTGGAGATCTACCTCGCCCGCGAGAGCGACCCCGACGCGGCCGCCGCGCTCGCCCTGCTGCTCGTGGCGGTGGCGGTGCTCGTGGTCGGGCTGGCTCACGGTCCCTGGGTCCGGCGCAAGGCCGGTGTGCGATGA
- a CDS encoding acyl-CoA carboxylase subunit epsilon, producing the protein MATTTDAPQGDAENAQPFLTVTRGNPTPEELAALTAVVSALAAGQPQETASPARHSERFWHRRAQFNVPLKAGPGSWRRSRG; encoded by the coding sequence ATGGCCACCACCACCGACGCGCCCCAGGGTGACGCGGAGAACGCCCAGCCGTTCCTCACCGTCACCCGGGGCAACCCCACGCCCGAAGAGCTCGCCGCGCTGACCGCCGTCGTGAGCGCTCTCGCAGCGGGTCAGCCGCAGGAGACCGCGAGCCCCGCCCGTCACTCCGAGCGTTTCTGGCACCGCCGCGCCCAGTTCAACGTGCCGCTGAAGGCCGGTCCCGGCTCCTGGCGCCGGTCCCGGGGCTGA
- the modA gene encoding molybdate ABC transporter substrate-binding protein — protein sequence MKREILSRPPLGKAAVAFVAASFALTACSGASGSPASGSASPQDAGKTTVVVFAAASLKSSFTTLAEKLRAEHPELDLKFNFAGSQDLVAQIKAGAKADVVATADLATMAKLKDAGSLDGAAQNFASNTLTIAVPPSNPANISALADLAKPGVKTVLCAAQVPCGAASHKVEKAAGLDIKPVSEELAVTDVLGKVSSGEADAGLVYRTDAQGSKGAVKAVDFPQSSAAVNTYAVALVQGAPDRDGGRTFLAALTGAPGQKVLAEAGFGKP from the coding sequence ATGAAGCGTGAGATCCTCTCCCGGCCGCCCCTCGGCAAGGCCGCCGTCGCCTTCGTGGCGGCGTCGTTCGCTCTGACCGCGTGCTCCGGCGCTTCCGGAAGCCCCGCCTCCGGAAGCGCGTCTCCGCAGGACGCCGGCAAGACGACCGTGGTGGTCTTCGCAGCGGCCTCCCTCAAATCCAGTTTCACCACCCTTGCGGAGAAGCTCCGTGCCGAGCACCCCGAGCTGGACCTCAAGTTCAACTTCGCCGGCTCGCAGGACCTCGTGGCGCAGATCAAGGCCGGCGCCAAGGCCGATGTGGTCGCCACCGCGGACCTGGCGACCATGGCCAAGCTGAAGGACGCCGGCTCGCTCGACGGCGCGGCGCAGAACTTCGCCAGCAACACCCTCACCATCGCCGTGCCGCCGAGCAATCCCGCGAACATCTCCGCGCTCGCCGACCTGGCCAAGCCCGGTGTCAAGACGGTGCTGTGCGCGGCGCAGGTGCCGTGCGGCGCGGCGAGCCACAAGGTGGAGAAGGCGGCCGGGCTCGACATCAAGCCGGTCAGCGAGGAACTCGCCGTCACGGATGTGCTCGGCAAGGTCTCGTCCGGCGAAGCCGACGCGGGGCTCGTCTACCGCACCGATGCGCAAGGTTCGAAGGGCGCCGTGAAGGCGGTCGACTTCCCGCAGAGTAGCGCCGCCGTCAACACCTATGCGGTGGCCCTGGTCCAGGGCGCTCCGGACCGCGACGGCGGCAGGACCTTCCTCGCCGCCCTGACCGGGGCGCCGGGGCAGAAGGTCCTGGCCGAGGCCGGGTTCGGCAAGCCGTGA
- a CDS encoding sulfate/molybdate ABC transporter ATP-binding protein, which yields MSGRAMSGAFLDADVRVPSRGLDLRLGLGEGDTLAIMGPNGAGKSSFAAAVTGTLPGSRRQAEGRIVLGGRTLLDSARGVDVPAHRRSVALMAQAPMLFPHLDALDNVAFGPRSRGASRSRAREEALGWLDKVGGREFAGEKPWQISGGQAQTVALARALATRPRLLVLDEPLNALDVTASTRMRGILKELLAGQSAVLITHEILDALTLASHTAILHDGRVVASGPTRELFTRPPNVFAAKLAGLNLIRTGEDALAFRAADVVVSAREPGLGAEGSGLPSGAQHFPVTAQALEPRGETVLLRAEGAAGEAAGHEVNAEADVSLVAAMDASPGSPLWFSVPDGAVRRYRPAS from the coding sequence ATGAGCGGGCGTGCGATGAGCGGCGCCTTCCTGGACGCCGACGTCCGCGTGCCCTCCCGTGGCCTCGACCTCCGGCTCGGCCTGGGGGAGGGCGACACCCTGGCGATCATGGGTCCCAACGGCGCCGGCAAGTCCTCCTTCGCGGCGGCCGTGACGGGCACCCTTCCAGGATCCCGGCGACAGGCCGAGGGCCGGATCGTCCTGGGCGGGCGGACCCTGCTGGACAGCGCCCGGGGCGTCGACGTCCCCGCGCACCGGCGGTCGGTGGCCCTCATGGCCCAGGCCCCGATGCTCTTTCCGCATCTCGACGCTCTGGACAACGTCGCGTTCGGTCCCCGCAGCCGGGGCGCATCCAGATCCCGGGCCCGTGAGGAGGCGCTCGGCTGGCTGGACAAGGTCGGAGGACGAGAGTTCGCGGGCGAAAAACCCTGGCAGATCTCGGGCGGACAGGCGCAGACCGTGGCGCTGGCCCGAGCGCTCGCCACCCGGCCCCGGCTCCTGGTTCTGGACGAACCCCTCAACGCCCTCGACGTGACGGCCTCGACCCGGATGCGCGGCATCCTCAAGGAGCTGCTGGCCGGCCAGAGCGCCGTCCTCATCACGCACGAGATCCTCGATGCCCTCACGCTTGCCAGTCACACGGCGATCCTGCACGACGGGCGTGTGGTGGCCTCCGGGCCGACGCGCGAGCTGTTCACCCGCCCTCCGAACGTCTTCGCCGCGAAGCTGGCTGGGCTGAACCTGATCCGCACCGGAGAGGACGCGCTCGCCTTCCGGGCCGCCGACGTCGTCGTGTCCGCGCGGGAACCCGGCCTCGGTGCGGAGGGGAGCGGCCTGCCCTCCGGGGCTCAGCACTTCCCGGTCACCGCCCAGGCCCTGGAACCCCGCGGGGAGACCGTGCTGCTGCGCGCCGAAGGAGCGGCGGGGGAGGCCGCCGGGCACGAGGTGAACGCCGAGGCGGACGTCAGTCTGGTCGCGGCCATGGACGCGAGCCCGGGTTCACCGCTCTGGTTCAGCGTCCCTGACGGCGCCGTGCGGCGGTACCGCCCGGCGTCCTGA
- a CDS encoding TOBE domain-containing protein: MSGIRIKDAAAFLGVSDDTVRRWLNSGLLKVERGGGVTEVDALSLAALAREQAAQPADPTKVGRSARNRMVGLVTRVVSDKVMSQVEMQCGPHRIVSLMSTEAVEELGIREGKLAVAVVKATNVIVEVPDEA; this comes from the coding sequence ATGAGTGGAATCCGGATCAAGGATGCCGCCGCCTTCCTGGGGGTCAGTGACGACACCGTGCGCCGGTGGCTCAACAGCGGCCTCCTGAAGGTGGAACGCGGCGGGGGAGTGACCGAAGTGGACGCCTTGTCCCTGGCCGCGCTGGCCCGGGAACAGGCGGCGCAGCCCGCCGACCCGACGAAGGTGGGCCGTTCGGCCCGTAACCGGATGGTCGGCCTGGTGACCCGCGTCGTCTCGGACAAGGTCATGTCCCAGGTGGAGATGCAGTGCGGCCCGCACCGGATCGTCTCCCTCATGAGCACGGAGGCCGTCGAGGAACTCGGCATCCGTGAAGGAAAGCTCGCCGTGGCCGTGGTCAAGGCGACCAATGTGATCGTGGAGGTCCCTGATGAAGCGTGA